In the Alligator mississippiensis isolate rAllMis1 chromosome 7, rAllMis1, whole genome shotgun sequence genome, one interval contains:
- the LOC132251438 gene encoding uncharacterized protein LOC132251438 produces the protein MVSTRSAARASAQGDKATRGRSEASTQTEPMGELMSPYLLACGGSPAGPGGAEIGGPHTCLAGAHLRALEAQVRELREEVSRLRGIREAEDEIDSYFLSLQAQAPKEEAAQGVPSAAEWQTVTARTGAARSELVPASPVRLVNRYKALATLQEMEGEEETLGQEETPRSSHSEQIKRSTRTQRRRRRVLVIGDSILRGTEGPICRQDPSAQE, from the exons atggtgtctacgaggagtgctgctagggcctctgcccagggggacaaggctacccggggcaggtctgaggcctccacccagaccgagcccatgggggagctgatgtccccctacctcctggcctgtgggggatccccagcagggccggggggggccgagattgggggcccccacacctgtctggcaggtgcccatcttagggctctggaggcacaggtgagggagctccgggaggaggttagcaggctgagggggatcagggaggcggaggatgaaattgacagttatttcctttccctgcaggcccaggcaccgaaggaagaagcagcccagggagtgccctccgcagcagagtggcagacggtcacagccaggaccggagcagctcgcagcgaactggtaccagcttctccagtccgactggtgaacaggtacaaggccctggcgaccctgcaggagatggaaggggaggaggaaacccttgggcaagaagaaacaccgcgttcttcacactccgaacagatcaagagatccacgaggacccagaggaggaggcgacgagtgctcgtcataggcgactccatcctgagaggtacggaaggacccatctgtcgccaggacccctcggcacaagag tga